A single region of the Polyodon spathula isolate WHYD16114869_AA chromosome 5, ASM1765450v1, whole genome shotgun sequence genome encodes:
- the LOC121315847 gene encoding myc target protein 1 homolog, whose translation MDPNHNETQHYLKLPENFYDHLILSFCLSMVVGLMIGAVVWILLTWLSRRRASARISRRNPRQSRTSPHSLLHSRSGFYRNGSYDRRSNNSLASAALTFQRQASLEQADPFARKPSFRASTFHPLLQCSQIAREAEEGSQTTLPRSNAGSAVNVGGLARPDSFWSNSSLRGFHATQTPPPAYETVIRAFQETCT comes from the exons ATGGATCCCAATCACAATGAAACCCAACATTATTTGAAGCTGCCAGAGAACTTCTATG ATCATTTGATTCTGTCCTTCTGCCTGTCTATGGTGGTGGGCCTGATGATCGGTGCTGTCGTTTGGATCCTCTTGACATGGCTGTCTCGGCGCAGAGCCTCGGCCCGCATCTCCAGGCGAAACCCCAGGCAGTCGCGGACCTCCCCTCACAGCCTCCTGCACAGCCGTTCTGGGTTTTATCGGAACGGCAGCTATGACCGGAGAAGCAACAACAGCCTGGCTAGTGCAGCTCTTACTTTCCAGCGCCAGGCCTCTCTGGAGCAGGCCGACCCATTTGCCCGGAAACCCAGCTTCAGGGCCTCGACATTTCACCCGCTACTTCAATGCAGCCAGATCGCCCGTGAGGCTGAGGAAGGGAGCCAAACAACACTCCCGAGAAGCAACGCTGGCTCTGCGGTCAATGTGGGTGGTCTGGCCCGGCCTGACTCCTTCTGGTCTAATAGCAGCTTGCGTGGCTTTCACGCCACACAGACCCCACCTCCTGCCTATGAGACTGTTATTCGAGCTTTCCAAGAGACTTGTACTTGA